The stretch of DNA AATCATAAATACATGCTATCACAAGCTAATTTTCAAGCTACTAAAAAAGTCACCCTCGAAAAATTCGGGATGACTTATCGTTAAAATTACTAGCTTATTTAGCCTATAACAAGCTTTATTTTTCCATTAAGTATAGGATTAACTGATTTTTAATTTAGGTATAAATCTGCCGCCGTATACCTCGTTGAGGTATGGTTAATAATTTCGGTAACAGCATTGTCAAAATCATTGGCTCCTTTCAAATAAGTATAACCACTAACCTCCTTATTAACAGATGCTTGAATTATTGTTTTTAAACCATTATACTGTGTCTGCATTTTGTTAGGTTCAAATGTCGTATTAATAAAATCCTGTATATAAGCATTGTATTGAGCCCGATAACTAGGTATATTAGCAATATAAGCGATTAATGGCCAATCTTTTTCAACTACGTCGTCTAGCTCAAAAGATAGTGATCCTCCCATCTTTCCATCTTGAAAAGCTTCATTGTTATCCCATGGTATCCAACTTATTAAGTTGGTAGAAGGGTTGTTGTAGAGATAATAATTGTGCGTCATTCGTCCATAAGTATCCCAATTTTGAATCGTTGTATTCACTGCCAAATATTTTAAAAACAAGTCTACATCAAAAACTGCTTCTAAATTTGCTTTATACAAACTAGTATCTGCTGTCCTAGAGGGGGCATGCAAAGCATCATAAACAGCTTGAATATCAGACCAATCACTATTCGTCTCGTTGGTTTTCTTTTCAAAATCGGCTAGACTAAAATTAGAAGTAGACCATGCTGCTCCATTGCCATCAGGTTTGTAACAATTTCCTGTATTATTCCCAAATTGCTTTTCAAGCATGGTATCAAATACCACTTCTACAAAGGTATACAAACCAAAATAAACAGGTCCTTCTCCATAATCAATATAAAGTTGATAATAAGCCGTTTGAGGGGCTGGAACGCCAAATTCTCGAAATAAATCTGTAGCCACTTTCTCCCTCATAAAAGAGGGATCATCATAATTACTGCTCAAAGACAAATCCGTAAATCCATAAAAGGTTTGCCCTGTTATTTCAGGAAATTCATCTTCGTAATAATCAAACTTAACTCGAAAAGGAAGTTTTCCGTTTCCTGACTGATAACCAGAGCTCAAGCTAGAGTTTCCTTTATAACGAATCCCTACATTGTACCATTCCTTTCCGTTAAAAAACCAACTACAAGGAACATAAATAGGTGTCTCTTCCGAAAAACCGCCCCCTCCTCCTGGTCCACCAGCAGGTCTGCCGCCTCCTGATGTTCCACTGCCATAAATATCATTTATATTAGAAGATAAAATTGCCCAATATCTAGCATCAATAACAAGATCTACCCGATTGACTTTTGTTTGGTCAAATACAACGTCATAATCGGGTATTGCTAAAGCCGAATGAGAAGCTGAAGACCAATCGCTTAAACCTGTTCCTGCTGCAACAAAAGTTTCCTTATAACAAGAAGAAAAAACAATGCTTAAACCTACGATAATAACAAACGCTTGAAATTTATTTTTCATACTTGTCCTTTTTTTTGATTTTGATGGTATAAATATAACCTAGTCCTAGAACTCCTGTTGTTTTAGGGTAATTCACAAAAAGCTCTTGTTCAACCCTATAAAACAGCTTCACCTTTCCAAACTTCTTAAAATCATAGGCTAAAGAAGCGGTAAATCTCAATTTATCAAATACAGGCAACTGATACTTTTCCAATTGATTAAATAATTCTACAGAGAGTTGGGGTTCCAATGGAATCTTTTTGATATTATAACCAACTCCTGCTCGCAAACGAAAACGGTGCTTAAGGTAATCCCCCTCTGTTGTTGTTTTTCCTATTTCATCTCTAAATTGATATCGCAATCGATATTTAAATGATAGTCTGCTGATTTTGTGTCGATAAGCAACATCAAAATGAAGACGATAATGAGGGGAATATGTTCCTTCGCCTTCTTCCATTTGAGTAAATCTAAATCCAGCTCCCAACTGCAAAAATTTAATAGGAGCATACTTTACATCTAAATTTGTAAAATACTGATCTAGCTCAGAAATATTCTTTTTAAATCGAAACTCTTCCTTTAACTCAATTGTCCACTTTTTGTGTATTTTAAGACGTATTCCTGCAAAAAACCACCCTTCAAGATCAGATGTTACTACACTCGTTCCCAATGTTTGAGCCTTGCTTTCTGGATAACCAAATACCATAAACAATAATAGGAACAGAAAAGTACTGGGGCGCACTTGGTTCTCTAATTTTTTCATGCAATTACTTTTTTCGTTCTTTGACATATCGTGTAGAATATTAAACAACTCGGCTCTCTTATTACTACTTTTGTTATAAGTTATAGGTCGTAAGTCGTAAGTCCTGTATTAACAGAGACTAAACATACGACTTACTACCTATAAACTTTCTTCTAAACCACGTAGTAGCAGAAAGCTTACCCTTTGTTAGTGCTTGTCACACAATTTGTCAAAGAACCACTTTTTTAATTTATTGATCCATTTAAATTATTGTCGCCCTAAAAAAACAAAACCCCTACAAATTTAGAATTTGTAAGGGGGGCTTTAATAAGTCTTGGGAATGGACTATATCAAAGTATATAAAAGCATAATTAGTTTAAAAGTTGCCAAAACGGACAAAAACAACGCTTGGCTATGTGTCGCTATTTTGTAATAAAAATAAAATGTTTACTTACATTTCACCCCCTTGACAAGAAAAACTATAAATGGTTGGAAAAAAATTTACATTTTTTTCACATAAAAAAAAATCAACTAATTGGATTCTTTTTTAAGGGCACAAAAAAATCTCTAAAATAAGCTGAATAGAGTATCAACAAATCCTAGAGATTTTTATTAAACGGGTACTAGTACTATCGTATTAGTCCTGTATAAAGTCAACCACACCACTTCCCAAATTATAAAAAGCAGGGATTATCTTAATGTCTTTCTTTTTGGTAGCCTCTTCAATAATTGCAGAACGAGACAAAATTTGCTTGCAGGTCAAATGTGCATTTACTTTCACTACTGCATTGACATCTTTGTCTTCTGATGCATTCATTGCTGGTGTCACATGCCCCAACAAATGATTAAGGTTATACCCATTATCTCCCCCATCCAAAGCAGCAGTGATCGCACCACAACTTTCATGTCCCATTACGACAATTAAGTTAACTCCTAAATGAGCAACTGCATATTCTATACTAGCAATGGTAGAAGTATTGGCTACGTTACCCGCCACACGAATAACAAACAACTCTCCCAAACCAGTATCAAAAGCCAATTCAGGAACAACACGACTATCTGCGCAACTTAAAACAATAGCAAAGGGAGCTTGTCCAGAAACTAGCTCACCTCGACGAGAAGAATTTTGAAGTTTGCCATCCAAATGATCGGCTACAAAATTAGCATTTCCTTTCTTTAATCGACTTAAGGCATCTTGCCATGATATATTATCAACCATTATAATAAGTTTTATATTGAAGTTGTTAAAAAATTAGATTTTCTATAAAATCATTCAATGAACGTAGCTAAGGTAATAATTTATTTTTCTATACAAAAAACTGCACTTTGGTAAGTCTGATATTTTCTATAAAATATTCGATTATCTGTCTTCAAAATAAAAGCCATCCTATTTTATTGCTCCGTTTTATAACCAAGAATAATTAATTCAATGTTGGTAAGTATGATTATGCGTTAAATTTACAATCATTAGTTTCCTTCATTACTTATAATTACAAATTAAAGACTAAGTGCTTGTCTAAAGTTTGTAATACCAAGATAAAGCCCTATTTTTGCAAACTGTTAAGAATTAAAAAGAAATTAAAAATAAATGAAGAATATTAGAAACTTTTGCATCATCGCTCATATTGATCATGGCAAGTCTACTTTAGCCGATCGTATGTTAGAAATGACACAAACCATTTCTGAGCGAAAAATGCAAGATCAGGCATTGGACAACATGGATTTAGAGCGAGAACGTGGTATTACGATCAAGTCGCATGCAATCCAACTCAATTATCAACACAAAGGAGAAGAATACATCTTTAATTTGATTGATACTCCTGGTCATGTTGATTTTTCATATGAAGTTTCTCGTTCTATTGCTGCTTGTGAGGGAGCATTGCTATTAGTAGATGCGGCACAAGGGGTACAAGCCCAAACCATTTCTAATTTATACCTAGCGTTAGAAAACGATTTAGAAATTATTCCAGTACTCAACAAAGTTGACATGCCTTCGGCTATGGTTGATGAAATGTCTGAAGAAGTTGTTGATTTATTGGGCTGCGAATTAGAAGATATTATCTTGGCCAGTGGAAAAACGGGCTTAGGGTTAGAAAATATTTTTGAAGCTATTATTGAGCGTATCCCTGCCCCTGAAGGAGATCCTGAAGCACCGCTTCAAGCCATGATTTTTGATTCTATGTTTGACAAATATCGTGGGGTAATCGCTTATTTCCGTGTATTTAATGGCCGCCTAAAAAAGAATGATGCCATTCAATTTTTTAATACCCAAAGCGATTTCTTTGCCAATGAGATTGGTATTTTAAAGATGGATCAGGTGCCTCAAGAAATGGTAGAAGCAGGAAATGTAGGCTATGTCATCACAGGAACAAAGGATTCTAAGGAAGTAAAAGTTGGGGATACAATCACACTGCAAGAGAACAAATGCGAAGAAGCTATTCAGGGTTTTGAAGATGTTAAGCCCATGGTTTTTGCAGGTATTTTCCCTATTGAAAATGATGATTTTGAAGATTTGCGAGATGCCTTGGAAAAATTGCAATTGAATGATGCTTCTTTAATTTTCCAACCAGAAACTTCTGTTGCCTTGGGTTTTGGGTTCCGTTGTGGTTTCTTAGGCATGTTGCATTTAGAAATTATCCAAGAGCGTTTGGAGCGTGAGTATGACCAAAATGTACTGACTACTGTGCCCAACGTTAGTTACTTTGCTTATACCAAAAAAGGCGAAAAACTAACCATCAATACGCCTAATGATCTGCCTGGTCCTACGATTCTTGATTATGTAGAGGAGCCTTATATTCGAGCACAAATCATTTCAAAACCTGAATATATTGGTGGCATTATCAAGTTGTGCATGGAAAAACGTGGTATTCTAAAAAATCAACAATACTTAACTACTTCTCGTTTAGAGTTGACCTTTGAGTTACCTTTGGCTGAAATTGTCTTTGATTTTTATGATAAATTAAAAACAATTTCTAGAGGTTATGCCTCCTTTGACTACACGCCATTGGATTATCGCCAATCGGACTTGGTTAAATTAGATGTCTTGCTTAATAGCGAAAACGTAGATGCTTTTTCTAGTTTAATTCACCGCACCAAGGCGGTTGCTTTTGGCAAGCGTATGTGTGCTAAATTAAAAGATATTTTGCCCAAACAGCAGTTCAAAATTGCTATTCAAGCTGCTATTGGTGCCAAAATTGTCGCTCGTGAAAACATCTCTGCACTTCGTAAAGATGTTACGGCCAAGTGTTATGGTGGTGATATTTCTCGTAAGCGTAAATTACTTGAAAAACAGAAAAAAGGTAAGAAGAAAATGCGTGAGGTAGGTAATGTTCAAGTACCTCAAAAAGCATTCTTGGATGTCTTAAAATTGGATTAGAA from Aureispira anguillae encodes:
- a CDS encoding CotH kinase family protein, whose protein sequence is MKNKFQAFVIIVGLSIVFSSCYKETFVAAGTGLSDWSSASHSALAIPDYDVVFDQTKVNRVDLVIDARYWAILSSNINDIYGSGTSGGGRPAGGPGGGGGFSEETPIYVPCSWFFNGKEWYNVGIRYKGNSSLSSGYQSGNGKLPFRVKFDYYEDEFPEITGQTFYGFTDLSLSSNYDDPSFMREKVATDLFREFGVPAPQTAYYQLYIDYGEGPVYFGLYTFVEVVFDTMLEKQFGNNTGNCYKPDGNGAAWSTSNFSLADFEKKTNETNSDWSDIQAVYDALHAPSRTADTSLYKANLEAVFDVDLFLKYLAVNTTIQNWDTYGRMTHNYYLYNNPSTNLISWIPWDNNEAFQDGKMGGSLSFELDDVVEKDWPLIAYIANIPSYRAQYNAYIQDFINTTFEPNKMQTQYNGLKTIIQASVNKEVSGYTYLKGANDFDNAVTEIINHTSTRYTAADLYLN
- a CDS encoding DUF2490 domain-containing protein gives rise to the protein MKKLENQVRPSTFLFLLLFMVFGYPESKAQTLGTSVVTSDLEGWFFAGIRLKIHKKWTIELKEEFRFKKNISELDQYFTNLDVKYAPIKFLQLGAGFRFTQMEEGEGTYSPHYRLHFDVAYRHKISRLSFKYRLRYQFRDEIGKTTTEGDYLKHRFRLRAGVGYNIKKIPLEPQLSVELFNQLEKYQLPVFDKLRFTASLAYDFKKFGKVKLFYRVEQELFVNYPKTTGVLGLGYIYTIKIKKKDKYEK
- a CDS encoding carbonic anhydrase → MVDNISWQDALSRLKKGNANFVADHLDGKLQNSSRRGELVSGQAPFAIVLSCADSRVVPELAFDTGLGELFVIRVAGNVANTSTIASIEYAVAHLGVNLIVVMGHESCGAITAALDGGDNGYNLNHLLGHVTPAMNASEDKDVNAVVKVNAHLTCKQILSRSAIIEEATKKKDIKIIPAFYNLGSGVVDFIQD
- the lepA gene encoding translation elongation factor 4; the encoded protein is MKNIRNFCIIAHIDHGKSTLADRMLEMTQTISERKMQDQALDNMDLERERGITIKSHAIQLNYQHKGEEYIFNLIDTPGHVDFSYEVSRSIAACEGALLLVDAAQGVQAQTISNLYLALENDLEIIPVLNKVDMPSAMVDEMSEEVVDLLGCELEDIILASGKTGLGLENIFEAIIERIPAPEGDPEAPLQAMIFDSMFDKYRGVIAYFRVFNGRLKKNDAIQFFNTQSDFFANEIGILKMDQVPQEMVEAGNVGYVITGTKDSKEVKVGDTITLQENKCEEAIQGFEDVKPMVFAGIFPIENDDFEDLRDALEKLQLNDASLIFQPETSVALGFGFRCGFLGMLHLEIIQERLEREYDQNVLTTVPNVSYFAYTKKGEKLTINTPNDLPGPTILDYVEEPYIRAQIISKPEYIGGIIKLCMEKRGILKNQQYLTTSRLELTFELPLAEIVFDFYDKLKTISRGYASFDYTPLDYRQSDLVKLDVLLNSENVDAFSSLIHRTKAVAFGKRMCAKLKDILPKQQFKIAIQAAIGAKIVARENISALRKDVTAKCYGGDISRKRKLLEKQKKGKKKMREVGNVQVPQKAFLDVLKLD